Proteins encoded by one window of Zetaproteobacteria bacterium:
- a CDS encoding YihY family inner membrane protein: MDLVEAAGMPVLQRAALLALRLVMRAARRFWYDQGFQHAAALAYSSLLAVVPLVVLGVSVFTSFPAFDKVSAHLSHLLLDSLVPTSRAQVERYLSEVTGKATALSIFGIAGLLVTAVALINTMEESFNAIWRITRARPLIAKFLTFWAVLTLSPMLVGMSITITSYFAALPILDRVSAGASAMGRIPFLLPWVISSLAMTSLYVALPNTSVPWRHAAVGGLVAGALFELTKFGFTFYVTELAHYEVLYGALGTLPVFLVWLYLVWVVVLFGAELTFCLQHPPRRVGGVGESLRPGERQFYRWMILLHAARAARQGEIVTTAQLCTALELPEHLLQEWLDDLARRGLLKQVDDHGRIGWIPARDAASLRLLTLHRILNPAPLEIPEAWRGTVPGRLLAGLYFRLARAQKGVFGTLVLQELLDRQQRAQEDAEGRFADEMEEDAE; the protein is encoded by the coding sequence TCCAGCACGCCGCGGCGCTCGCCTATTCCTCCCTGCTGGCAGTCGTTCCGCTGGTGGTGCTCGGGGTGTCGGTCTTTACCAGTTTTCCGGCCTTCGACAAGGTCTCGGCCCATCTCAGCCATCTGCTGCTCGACTCGCTGGTGCCGACCAGCCGGGCGCAGGTGGAGCGCTACCTGAGCGAGGTGACCGGCAAGGCGACGGCGCTGTCGATCTTCGGCATCGCGGGGCTTCTGGTCACCGCCGTCGCCCTGATCAACACCATGGAGGAATCCTTCAACGCCATCTGGCGCATCACCCGCGCCCGGCCGTTGATCGCCAAGTTCCTCACTTTCTGGGCGGTGCTGACCCTCTCGCCCATGCTGGTCGGCATGTCGATCACCATCACCTCCTACTTCGCCGCGCTGCCCATCCTCGACCGGGTCAGCGCCGGCGCCTCGGCGATGGGGCGGATCCCCTTTCTGCTCCCCTGGGTGATCTCCTCCTTGGCCATGACCTCGCTCTACGTGGCGCTGCCCAACACCAGCGTCCCCTGGCGCCACGCCGCCGTCGGCGGCCTGGTCGCCGGTGCGCTGTTCGAGTTGACCAAGTTCGGTTTCACCTTCTATGTCACCGAACTGGCCCACTACGAAGTGCTCTACGGCGCGCTCGGGACGCTGCCGGTCTTCCTCGTCTGGCTCTACTTGGTCTGGGTGGTGGTGCTCTTCGGCGCCGAGTTGACCTTCTGCCTGCAGCATCCGCCCCGGAGGGTAGGGGGCGTGGGGGAGTCCTTGCGGCCGGGGGAGCGGCAGTTCTACCGCTGGATGATCCTGCTCCATGCCGCGCGCGCCGCACGGCAGGGGGAGATCGTCACCACGGCGCAGTTGTGCACGGCGTTGGAGCTGCCGGAGCATCTACTGCAGGAGTGGCTCGACGATCTGGCGCGGCGTGGGCTGCTCAAGCAGGTCGACGACCACGGGCGGATCGGTTGGATCCCGGCGCGGGATGCCGCATCGCTGCGGCTGCTCACCCTCCACCGCATCCTCAATCCGGCGCCGCTGGAGATCCCCGAGGCGTGGCGCGGGACGGTGCCGGGCCGGCTGCTGGCCGGGCTCTATTTCCGGCTGGCGCGTGCGCAGAAGGGGGTGTTCGGCACGCTGGTGCTGCAGGAGCTGCTCGACCGGCAGCAGCGCGCTCAGGAGGATGCCGAGGGGCGTTTCGCCGACGAAATGGAGGAGGATGCAGAGTGA
- the def gene encoding peptide deformylase translates to MQILTLPDPRLRQRAQPLALNDPDIPFLVEQLDAALACGPGGVGIAAPQLGLLRRVVLVDCRRARHPCRHHGRMVMINPEIIEAGDSRPGREGCLSVPDWVATVQRATRIRVSFLDHRFAPREIEATGFEARVIQHEIDHLDGILFIDRVTSTRAMVRRMAHRPR, encoded by the coding sequence ATCCAGATCCTCACCCTGCCCGACCCCCGGCTGCGACAGCGGGCGCAGCCGCTCGCCCTGAACGATCCCGATATCCCGTTTCTGGTGGAGCAGCTGGATGCCGCCTTGGCGTGCGGCCCCGGCGGGGTGGGGATCGCCGCCCCGCAGCTCGGCCTGCTGCGGCGGGTGGTGCTGGTCGACTGCCGCCGCGCCCGCCATCCCTGCCGCCACCACGGCCGCATGGTGATGATCAACCCGGAGATCATAGAGGCCGGTGACAGCAGGCCGGGGCGGGAGGGGTGCCTGTCGGTGCCCGACTGGGTGGCGACGGTGCAGCGGGCGACCCGCATCCGGGTCTCCTTCCTCGACCACCGCTTCGCCCCGCGGGAGATCGAGGCGACCGGATTCGAGGCGCGGGTGATCCAGCACGAGATCGACCATCTCGACGGCATCCTCTTCATCGACCGCGTCACATCGACCCGCGCGATGGTCCGCCGCATGGCGCACCGGCCGCGGTAG
- a CDS encoding response regulator gives MKILVVEDEERVARFMQKGLREEGHAVDVAHDGEEGGFLAEVNDYDLIILDLMLPKKNGLTMCREIRDRGVSTPVLMLTARDSVEDRVRGLDSGADDYLVKPFAFEELLARVRALLRRRSETRSPILKIADLELDPMSRMVTRAGKGIRLTTKEYALLEYMMRNPRKVLSRTLIGEHVWDMNFDPESNVIDVYISHLRAKIDRGFDPPLLHTLRGQGYILTDQPPVER, from the coding sequence ATGAAGATTCTGGTCGTCGAGGACGAGGAGCGCGTCGCCCGGTTCATGCAGAAGGGGCTGCGCGAGGAGGGGCATGCGGTCGATGTCGCCCACGACGGCGAGGAGGGGGGCTTCCTCGCCGAGGTGAACGACTACGACCTGATCATCCTCGATCTGATGCTGCCCAAGAAGAACGGGCTGACGATGTGTCGCGAGATCCGCGACCGGGGGGTCTCCACCCCGGTGCTGATGCTCACCGCGCGCGATTCGGTGGAGGATCGGGTGCGCGGCCTCGACTCGGGCGCCGACGACTACCTGGTCAAGCCGTTCGCCTTCGAGGAGCTGCTCGCCCGGGTGCGGGCGCTGTTGCGCCGCCGCTCGGAGACGCGCAGCCCGATCCTGAAGATCGCCGATCTCGAGCTCGATCCGATGAGCCGCATGGTGACGCGCGCAGGCAAGGGGATCCGGCTGACGACCAAGGAGTATGCGCTGCTCGAGTACATGATGCGCAATCCGCGCAAGGTGCTCTCCCGCACCCTGATCGGGGAGCATGTGTGGGACATGAACTTCGATCCCGAGAGCAACGTGATCGACGTCTACATCAGCCACCTGCGGGCCAAGATCGATCGGGGCTTCGATCCGCCGCTGCTCCATACGCTGCGCGGGCAGGGGTACATCCTGACCGATCAGCCGCCGGTGGAGCGCTGA
- a CDS encoding aminopeptidase P family protein, protein MTQARLMIGDSEHDADMLYLSGIFVPDPWIAVELGGRWHGLFSALEVDRARRTSRLDVVELDTEWRRQARERFGAAAGLAGAAACYLEAHGVTCAEVPAQFPFGCVGVLQRAGIAVRACSGPFFPQRARKRPEEIRELARAERLTARAMGRAIDFLGACSIGDDGVLRHPDRGRARLRAADLRGVIEQWLIARGAVPSHTIVACGRQGADPHNEGRGLLYAHRPIIIDIFPRLTASGYWGDMTRTVVKGRAEPLVAAMHRAVAAAQRAGLEAIGDGVAARTVHRRVQAVLEQHGFTTGVRRGRRFGFFHGTGHGVGLEVHEAPRISDCDDLLCSGQVVTVEPGLYDPRVGGVRIEDLVVVTETGCRNLTRFPRRLEIA, encoded by the coding sequence GTGACTCAGGCCCGGTTGATGATCGGCGACTCCGAGCATGACGCCGACATGCTCTACCTCAGCGGGATCTTCGTGCCCGATCCGTGGATCGCGGTGGAGCTCGGGGGGCGGTGGCATGGGCTCTTCTCCGCGCTGGAGGTCGATCGGGCGCGCCGCACCTCGCGGCTCGATGTGGTGGAGCTCGATACGGAGTGGCGCCGGCAGGCGCGGGAGCGCTTCGGCGCCGCCGCCGGCCTGGCGGGTGCGGCCGCCTGCTATCTGGAGGCGCACGGCGTCACCTGTGCTGAGGTGCCGGCGCAGTTTCCCTTCGGTTGCGTCGGGGTGTTGCAGCGGGCGGGGATCGCGGTGCGGGCCTGCAGCGGCCCCTTTTTCCCCCAGCGGGCGCGCAAGCGTCCGGAGGAGATCAGGGAGCTGGCCCGGGCCGAGCGGCTCACCGCCCGGGCGATGGGGCGGGCGATCGACTTCCTCGGTGCCTGCTCCATCGGTGACGACGGGGTGCTGCGCCATCCCGATCGCGGGCGGGCGCGGCTGCGCGCGGCCGATCTGCGCGGGGTGATCGAGCAGTGGCTGATCGCCCGCGGGGCGGTGCCGTCGCACACCATCGTCGCCTGCGGCCGGCAGGGGGCCGATCCGCACAACGAGGGGCGGGGGCTGCTCTACGCCCACCGTCCGATCATCATCGACATCTTCCCCCGGTTGACCGCATCCGGCTACTGGGGCGACATGACGCGCACGGTGGTCAAGGGGCGGGCGGAGCCGCTGGTAGCGGCGATGCACCGCGCGGTGGCCGCCGCCCAGCGCGCCGGGCTGGAGGCGATCGGTGACGGGGTGGCGGCGCGGACGGTCCATCGGCGGGTGCAGGCGGTGCTGGAGCAGCACGGGTTCACCACCGGAGTGCGGCGCGGGCGGCGTTTCGGCTTCTTCCACGGCACCGGTCACGGCGTCGGGCTGGAGGTGCACGAGGCGCCGCGCATCTCCGACTGCGACGACCTGCTGTGCAGCGGCCAAGTGGTCACCGTCGAGCCGGGGTTGTACGATCCGCGGGTCGGCGGGGTGCGCATCGAGGATCTGGTGGTGGTGACCGAGACGGGGTGCCGCAACCTGACCCGCTTTCCCCGCCGGCTGGAGATCGCCTGA